From Phenylobacterium montanum, the proteins below share one genomic window:
- a CDS encoding cytochrome b, translating into MSGHSTYEPKSAFERWLDTRLPIVRFGMDTMVNFPTPKNLNYWWTFGGILAVCLVTQIVTGIVLAMHYDPSAANAFNSVEHIMRDVNHGWMIRFIHANGASMFFLAVYIHIFRGLYYGSYKAPREVLWILGLVIYLLMMATAFMGYVLPWGQMSFWGATVITNIVGAVFGDKVTTLLWGGFAVDNPTLNRFFSLHYLLPFMIAGVVALHVWALHVPGNNNPTGVEVKSKADTVPFHPYYTVKDGFAIIVFFILFASFVFFAPDALGHADNYTVANSLVTPQHIVPEWYFLPFYAILRAIPNKLMGALAMFGAIGVLFVLPWLDTSKVKSMRYRPTAKLYFFLFLLTCLVLGFCGAHEPDEKVIGGVAGFQLFDANLNSFVWLSRLGTACYFGYLVLVMPILGLTEKPLPTPESISTPVLTEKKG; encoded by the coding sequence ATGAGCGGACATTCGACCTACGAGCCGAAATCGGCCTTCGAGCGCTGGCTCGACACCCGGTTGCCTATCGTGCGCTTCGGCATGGACACGATGGTCAACTTCCCCACGCCGAAGAACCTGAACTACTGGTGGACCTTCGGCGGCATCCTGGCGGTGTGCCTGGTGACGCAGATCGTCACCGGCATCGTCCTGGCCATGCACTATGACCCGAGCGCGGCCAACGCCTTCAACAGCGTCGAGCACATCATGCGCGATGTGAACCACGGCTGGATGATCCGCTTCATCCACGCCAACGGCGCCTCGATGTTCTTCCTGGCGGTCTACATCCACATCTTCCGCGGCTTGTACTACGGCTCGTACAAGGCCCCCCGCGAGGTGCTGTGGATCCTGGGCCTCGTCATCTACCTCCTGATGATGGCCACGGCCTTCATGGGCTACGTGCTGCCCTGGGGCCAGATGAGCTTCTGGGGCGCCACCGTGATCACCAACATCGTCGGCGCGGTGTTCGGCGACAAGGTCACCACGCTCTTGTGGGGCGGTTTCGCGGTCGACAACCCGACCCTGAACCGCTTCTTCTCGCTGCACTATCTGTTGCCGTTCATGATCGCCGGCGTCGTCGCTCTGCACGTCTGGGCGCTGCACGTCCCGGGCAACAACAACCCGACCGGCGTCGAGGTGAAGAGCAAGGCCGACACCGTGCCCTTCCACCCGTACTATACGGTCAAGGACGGGTTCGCGATCATCGTCTTCTTCATCCTGTTCGCGTCCTTCGTGTTCTTCGCCCCGGACGCCCTGGGCCACGCCGACAACTACACCGTCGCCAATTCGCTGGTGACGCCGCAGCACATCGTGCCCGAATGGTACTTCCTGCCGTTCTACGCGATCCTGCGCGCCATCCCGAACAAGCTGATGGGCGCGCTCGCCATGTTCGGCGCCATCGGCGTCCTGTTCGTGCTGCCCTGGCTGGACACCTCCAAGGTCAAGTCGATGCGCTATCGCCCGACGGCGAAGCTCTACTTCTTCCTCTTCCTGCTGACTTGCCTGGTGCTCGGCTTCTGCGGCGCGCATGAGCCGGATGAGAAGGTGATCGGCGGCGTGGCCGGCTTCCAGCTGTTCGACGCCAACCTGAACAGCTTCGTGTGGCTGTCTCGCCTCGGCACCGCCTGCTACTTCGGCTATCTGGTGCTGGTGATGCCGATCCTGGGCCTGACCGAAAAACCCCTGCCGACGCCGGAGTCGATCTCGACCCCCGTCCTCACCGAAAAGAAGGGTTGA
- a CDS encoding dienelactone hydrolase family protein yields the protein MADRIKIKSADGFEFEALHATPSGKRRGGVIVIQEIFGLDQYVQADVARWAGLGFEAVAPSMYDRVEPGFTAGHDEQGLAAAFATVQKAKPADALADIAACIAFLKDRGPVFIVGYCYGGTMVWHASANLDGLAAGSSYYGGGVAAAADLKLKNPVICHFGRKDGHIPADEVTAKIKAAHPDLPVYIYEKSGHGFNNDGRPDSDPDDAKTARERTLALFEANGAL from the coding sequence ATGGCCGACCGGATCAAGATCAAGAGCGCCGACGGGTTCGAGTTCGAAGCGCTGCATGCGACGCCGAGCGGCAAGCGCCGCGGCGGGGTGATCGTGATTCAGGAGATCTTCGGCCTAGATCAGTACGTCCAGGCCGACGTGGCGCGCTGGGCGGGCCTGGGCTTCGAGGCCGTGGCGCCCTCCATGTACGACCGGGTCGAGCCGGGCTTCACCGCCGGGCATGACGAACAGGGCCTGGCCGCGGCCTTCGCCACCGTGCAGAAGGCCAAGCCCGCCGACGCCCTGGCCGACATCGCCGCCTGCATCGCCTTTTTGAAGGACCGCGGGCCGGTGTTCATCGTCGGCTACTGCTATGGCGGCACCATGGTCTGGCACGCCTCGGCCAATCTGGACGGCTTGGCGGCCGGCTCCAGCTACTATGGCGGCGGGGTCGCGGCGGCGGCCGACCTCAAGCTCAAGAACCCAGTGATCTGCCACTTCGGCCGCAAGGACGGCCACATCCCGGCCGACGAGGTCACCGCCAAGATCAAGGCCGCCCACCCGGACCTGCCGGTCTACATCTACGAGAAGTCCGGCCACGGCTTCAACAACGACGGCCGCCCGGATTCCGACCCGGACGACGCCAAGACCGCCCGCGAGCGGACCCTGGCCCTGTTCGAAGCCAACGGGGCCCTCTAG
- a CDS encoding dienelactone hydrolase family protein: MARGGSARLKGADGFEFGAYRVLPEDARHGGLVLIQEIFGVTAHIRELCDSFAEEGYEVIAPSLYDRLEPGFEADYAPEAMAKAVRYSQETPWDQVEGDLNAAIAALNGPVFVTGFCWGGTASWLAACRCPGVAAVSSFYGRRIPELLAETPKCPTILHFGKTDASIPMETVDQIAEAHPDLPIHLYDAGHGFVSDRSRDYQPDAARLARLRTLQLFQRSSGVRAEV; encoded by the coding sequence ATGGCGCGCGGTGGCTCCGCGAGGCTGAAAGGCGCCGACGGGTTCGAGTTCGGCGCCTACCGCGTTCTCCCTGAGGACGCCCGCCACGGCGGACTGGTGCTGATCCAGGAGATCTTCGGCGTCACCGCCCACATCCGCGAGCTGTGCGACAGCTTCGCCGAGGAGGGCTACGAGGTGATCGCGCCCTCGCTCTACGACCGGCTGGAGCCGGGATTCGAAGCCGACTATGCGCCCGAGGCCATGGCCAAGGCGGTGCGCTATTCGCAGGAGACCCCCTGGGACCAGGTCGAAGGCGACCTCAACGCCGCCATCGCCGCCCTGAACGGGCCGGTGTTCGTCACCGGTTTCTGCTGGGGCGGCACGGCCAGCTGGCTCGCCGCCTGCCGCTGCCCGGGCGTAGCGGCCGTATCCAGCTTCTACGGCCGGCGCATTCCCGAGTTGCTGGCTGAGACGCCCAAGTGCCCGACCATCCTGCATTTCGGCAAGACCGACGCCTCGATCCCCATGGAGACGGTCGACCAGATCGCTGAGGCCCATCCGGACCTGCCCATCCACCTCTACGACGCCGGCCACGGCTTCGTCTCCGACCGCAGCCGGGACTACCAGCCCGACGCCGCCAGGCTGGCGCGGTTGAGGACCCTGCAGCTGTTCCAGCGGTCGTCGGGGGTGCGGGCGGAGGTCTGA
- the petA gene encoding ubiquinol-cytochrome c reductase iron-sulfur subunit, protein MADTVATNPDGHAHPGQDPNRRDFIHIAAAAAAVGGVAAVAWPLIDQMNPAGDTLALASIEFDLSKVQLGQQVVVKWRGKPVFVRYRTPKEIAEAVHDDHADLRDPQTDAQRTKPGKSQWLILVGVCTHLGCVPNFGQGDYGGWFCPCHGSVYDTSGRIRKGPAPKNLAVPDYAFLSDTKVKIG, encoded by the coding sequence GTGGCCGACACCGTCGCAACGAATCCGGACGGGCACGCCCATCCGGGCCAGGATCCCAACCGGCGTGACTTCATCCATATCGCCGCGGCCGCCGCGGCGGTGGGTGGGGTCGCCGCCGTGGCCTGGCCGCTGATCGATCAGATGAATCCGGCCGGCGACACGCTGGCCCTGGCCTCGATCGAGTTCGACCTGTCCAAGGTCCAGCTGGGCCAGCAGGTCGTGGTCAAGTGGCGCGGCAAGCCGGTGTTCGTCCGCTATCGCACGCCCAAGGAAATCGCCGAGGCTGTGCATGACGACCATGCCGACCTGCGCGACCCGCAGACCGACGCCCAGCGCACCAAGCCCGGCAAGTCGCAATGGCTGATCCTGGTCGGCGTATGCACCCACCTGGGCTGTGTGCCGAACTTCGGCCAGGGCGACTACGGCGGCTGGTTCTGCCCCTGCCACGGCTCGGTCTACGACACCTCGGGCCGCATTCGTAAGGGCCCGGCGCCCAAGAACCTGGCGGTGCCGGACTACGCCTTCCTTTCCGACACCAAGGTCAAGATCGGCTGA
- a CDS encoding cytochrome c1, with protein MLRKALILAAALGLAAAHQASAEVTQAPLKEATWSFEGPFGHFDQEQLQRGYKVYHDVCSACHSMNLMSYRNLGQLGGPFYDPKWPNPNDNLKVKAIAKDFNVPDIDGDTGDVIKRPATPADTFVKPFPNEAAARASNGGALPPDLSLIAKAREDGPRYIYSLLTGYVPAPAGLRVPAGKYYNPYMPGDLGSFWSGKGEAPKGGFIAMPLQLTDDRVTYDDGVKATADQEAKDVVAFLMWASEPHADERKQTGYAVMIFLFLFAGLVYASYRKLWKDIDHG; from the coding sequence ATGCTGCGCAAGGCGCTCATTCTCGCGGCCGCGCTCGGACTCGCCGCCGCTCACCAGGCCTCGGCCGAGGTCACTCAGGCTCCGCTCAAGGAAGCGACCTGGAGCTTCGAGGGGCCGTTCGGCCACTTCGACCAGGAGCAGCTGCAGCGGGGCTACAAGGTCTATCACGACGTCTGCTCCGCCTGTCACTCGATGAACCTGATGTCCTATCGGAACCTCGGGCAGTTGGGCGGTCCGTTCTACGATCCCAAGTGGCCGAACCCGAACGACAACCTGAAGGTCAAGGCGATCGCCAAGGACTTCAACGTCCCTGACATCGACGGCGACACGGGCGACGTGATCAAGCGACCGGCGACCCCGGCCGACACCTTCGTCAAACCTTTCCCGAACGAGGCGGCGGCCCGCGCTTCGAACGGCGGCGCCCTGCCGCCGGACCTGTCGCTGATCGCCAAGGCGCGCGAGGACGGCCCGCGCTACATCTACTCGCTGCTGACCGGCTACGTCCCGGCTCCGGCGGGCCTGCGGGTGCCGGCGGGCAAGTACTACAACCCCTACATGCCGGGCGACCTGGGCAGTTTCTGGTCCGGCAAGGGCGAGGCGCCCAAGGGCGGCTTCATCGCCATGCCGCTGCAGCTGACCGACGACCGCGTCACCTATGACGACGGGGTCAAGGCCACCGCCGACCAGGAAGCCAAGGACGTGGTGGCTTTCCTGATGTGGGCCTCCGAGCCGCATGCCGACGAGCGCAAGCAGACCGGTTATGCGGTGATGATCTTCCTGTTCCTGTTCGCCGGGCTGGTCTACGCCAGCTACCGCAAGCTCTGGAAGGACATCGACCACGGCTGA
- a CDS encoding tRNA (cytidine(34)-2'-O)-methyltransferase, with protein sequence MRLALFQPDIPQNVGASLRLCACLHVDLEIIEPCAFPLTDRALKRTAMDYAGRAAVIRRRSWAEFLAAPERGEGRLVLFTTKAAEPYAGFSFQPGDTLLMGQESAGAPDFVHEAAQARLIVPIAPETRSLNIVTAAAMGLGEALRQTQGFPVRAVEG encoded by the coding sequence ATGCGCCTCGCCCTTTTTCAACCAGACATTCCGCAAAACGTTGGCGCGAGCCTCAGACTTTGCGCCTGTTTGCACGTCGATCTGGAAATAATCGAGCCCTGCGCCTTTCCGTTGACCGACCGGGCCTTGAAGCGCACGGCCATGGACTATGCCGGCCGGGCGGCTGTGATCCGCCGCCGTTCGTGGGCGGAGTTTCTGGCCGCCCCGGAACGGGGAGAAGGCCGGCTGGTCCTGTTCACCACCAAGGCGGCCGAGCCCTATGCAGGCTTCTCTTTCCAGCCCGGCGACACCCTGTTGATGGGCCAGGAGAGCGCCGGCGCGCCGGATTTCGTGCACGAGGCGGCCCAGGCGCGCCTGATCGTGCCGATCGCACCGGAGACCCGCTCGCTGAACATCGTCACCGCCGCCGCCATGGGCCTGGGTGAGGCGCTGAGGCAGACGCAGGGGTTTCCAGTGCGGGCGGTTGAGGGTTAG